One part of the Arabidopsis thaliana chromosome 1 sequence genome encodes these proteins:
- a CDS encoding uncharacterized protein (unknown protein; FUNCTIONS IN: molecular_function unknown; INVOLVED IN: biological_process unknown; LOCATED IN: endomembrane system; EXPRESSED IN: 22 plant structures; EXPRESSED DURING: 13 growth stages; Has 15 Blast hits to 15 proteins in 2 species: Archae - 0; Bacteria - 0; Metazoa - 0; Fungi - 0; Plants - 15; Viruses - 0; Other Eukaryotes - 0 (source: NCBI BLink).): MATKASNLVVFLLSLLLLFLLISFQVGVADATRNKRQGQEQRVDYDYPRPPTAPIYLPPSKSRKGKGP, encoded by the exons ATGGCTACAAAAGCATCAAATTtagttgtttttcttctctctttgcttcttctgttCTTATTGATATCCTTTCAAGTTGGAGTCGCCGACGCCACACGCAACAAAC GTCAAGGACAAGAACAGCGTGTGGATTATGATTACCCTCGCCCTCCCACCGCCCCTATATATCTGCCGCCGTCTAAATCGCGCAAAGGAAAAGGTCCATAA
- a CDS encoding uncharacterized protein (unknown protein; FUNCTIONS IN: molecular_function unknown; INVOLVED IN: biological_process unknown; LOCATED IN: endomembrane system; EXPRESSED IN: 22 plant structures; EXPRESSED DURING: 13 growth stages; Has 15 Blast hits to 15 proteins in 2 species: Archae - 0; Bacteria - 0; Metazoa - 0; Fungi - 0; Plants - 15; Viruses - 0; Other Eukaryotes - 0 (source: NCBI BLink).) has product MATKASNLVVFLLSLLLLFLLISFQVGVADATRNKPGQGQEQRVDYDYPRPPTAPIYLPPSKSRKGKGP; this is encoded by the exons ATGGCTACAAAAGCATCAAATTtagttgtttttcttctctctttgcttcttctgttCTTATTGATATCCTTTCAAGTTGGAGTCGCCGACGCCACACGCAACAAAC CAGGTCAAGGACAAGAACAGCGTGTGGATTATGATTACCCTCGCCCTCCCACCGCCCCTATATATCTGCCGCCGTCTAAATCGCGCAAAGGAAAAGGTCCATAA
- a CDS encoding uncharacterized protein (unknown protein; FUNCTIONS IN: molecular_function unknown; INVOLVED IN: biological_process unknown; LOCATED IN: endomembrane system; EXPRESSED IN: 19 plant structures; EXPRESSED DURING: 11 growth stages; Has 17 Blast hits to 17 proteins in 2 species: Archae - 0; Bacteria - 0; Metazoa - 0; Fungi - 0; Plants - 17; Viruses - 0; Other Eukaryotes - 0 (source: NCBI BLink).): MAAKTSNLVALLLSLFLLLLSISSQVGLGEAKRNLRNNLRLDCVSHPSPPPPHRSMAPPIFVPPSTSHKGQGP, encoded by the exons atggctgcaaaaacatcaaatttagttgctcttcttctctctttgtttcttctgcttctaTCTATCTCCTCACAAGTTGGACTAGGCGAGGCCAAACGCAACCTAC GTAACAATTTGCGTTTGGATTGCGTTTCCCAtccctctcctcctcctcctcatcgtTCCATGGCCCCTCCAATTTTTGTACCGCCTTCTACATCACACAAAGGACAAGGcccataa